The following are encoded together in the Chloroflexota bacterium genome:
- a CDS encoding DEAD/DEAH box helicase, giving the protein MNAAQLADRLSGDAAFARGVTAWKVRPAREARYGDWPEGVAPLLRRALEQRGVRELYTHQAEAIARVLGGEDVCIVTGTASGKTLCYNVPVVQAILDDPQARALYLFPTKALAQDQLDELYSLVQVTEADIKTYTYDGDTPTTARRKLRQAGHVVITNPDMLHQGILPHHTQWTRLFENLRFIVLDELHVYRGIFGSHLANVLRRLLRVAEFYGSRPQIVACSATIANPKQLADRLTERDLGVVDDDGSPRGEKHLIFYNPRVVNAQLGIRASEIDAAAEIAGVLLGNDIQTLTFARSRTAAELLLSKLRGGPHLGRGEVRGYRGGYLPAERREIEAGLRDGTVRAVVATNALELGVDIGQAQAAVLCGYPGSLASFWQQVGRAGRRRESSVAVYVAGSSPLDQFVARNPDFVLRESVESALINPDNVYVYTSHLKCAAFELPLVENETFGVPTTDGGVRMLEDAGVLHKAGGTYHWTADDYPAQFVSLRTGTLDNIVIVTDESRPQVIGQVDRFSAPTRVHEDAIYLHDGRQYHVNRLDWEQGKAYVEEVSVEHYTVASMNVNVAVLDDFEQQADAPLGRSWGEVRVTARPTIFKKLRISDDDNVGWGTIDLPEQEMHTQACWAWMRPALTETLSRSEVEAGLWGARHLLPNVAAVHLMCDPHDLGVVSEIKSPFTQAPTLYLYDRYPGGVGLSERLYATFDQVMQAAAELAAGCDCAEGCPACVGPPVASGIGAKAATLRVLRARAGSPVAALAVPHSGSLSVEETVG; this is encoded by the coding sequence GTGAACGCCGCCCAGCTTGCCGACCGGCTTTCCGGCGACGCGGCCTTTGCTCGTGGTGTCACCGCGTGGAAGGTGCGGCCCGCACGCGAGGCGCGGTATGGAGACTGGCCCGAGGGCGTCGCGCCGCTGTTGCGGCGGGCGCTGGAGCAGCGCGGCGTGCGCGAGCTCTACACCCACCAGGCCGAGGCCATCGCGCGGGTGCTCGGCGGCGAGGACGTGTGCATCGTCACCGGCACCGCCTCGGGGAAGACGCTCTGCTACAACGTGCCGGTCGTGCAGGCCATCCTGGACGATCCCCAGGCCCGCGCGCTCTACCTCTTCCCCACCAAGGCCCTGGCGCAGGACCAGCTCGACGAGCTGTACTCGCTCGTCCAGGTCACCGAGGCCGACATCAAGACTTACACCTACGACGGCGACACGCCGACCACCGCGCGGCGCAAGCTGCGGCAGGCCGGGCACGTGGTCATCACCAATCCCGACATGCTCCACCAGGGCATCCTGCCGCACCACACCCAGTGGACCCGGCTGTTCGAAAACCTGCGCTTCATCGTGCTCGACGAGCTGCACGTCTATCGCGGCATCTTCGGCAGCCACCTGGCCAACGTGCTGCGGCGGCTGCTGCGCGTGGCCGAGTTTTACGGCTCGCGACCGCAGATCGTGGCCTGCTCCGCCACCATCGCCAATCCCAAGCAGCTGGCCGACCGGCTCACCGAGCGCGACCTGGGCGTGGTCGACGACGACGGTTCGCCGCGCGGCGAGAAGCACCTGATCTTCTACAACCCGCGGGTCGTGAACGCGCAGCTGGGGATTCGCGCCTCGGAGATCGACGCGGCGGCGGAGATTGCCGGGGTACTGCTGGGCAACGACATCCAGACGCTCACCTTTGCCCGCAGCCGCACGGCCGCCGAGCTGCTGCTGAGCAAGCTGCGCGGCGGTCCGCACCTGGGCCGCGGCGAGGTCCGCGGCTATCGCGGCGGTTACCTGCCGGCCGAGCGCCGCGAGATCGAGGCGGGCTTGCGCGACGGCACGGTGCGGGCGGTTGTGGCCACTAACGCCCTGGAGCTGGGCGTGGACATCGGGCAGGCGCAGGCGGCGGTGCTGTGCGGCTATCCGGGCTCGCTGGCGAGCTTCTGGCAGCAGGTGGGCCGCGCGGGACGCCGCCGCGAATCGTCGGTGGCGGTCTATGTGGCCGGGTCGAGCCCGCTGGACCAGTTCGTGGCGCGCAATCCGGACTTCGTGCTGCGTGAGTCGGTCGAGTCGGCGCTCATCAACCCCGACAACGTCTACGTCTACACCAGCCACCTCAAGTGCGCGGCGTTCGAGCTCCCGCTGGTCGAGAACGAGACCTTCGGCGTACCCACCACGGACGGCGGGGTGCGAATGCTCGAGGACGCGGGCGTTTTGCACAAGGCCGGCGGCACCTATCACTGGACCGCCGACGACTACCCCGCGCAGTTCGTGAGCCTGCGCACCGGCACGCTCGACAACATCGTGATCGTGACCGACGAGAGCCGGCCACAGGTGATCGGCCAGGTCGACCGCTTCTCCGCGCCCACGCGGGTGCACGAAGACGCGATCTATCTCCACGACGGGCGGCAGTACCACGTGAACCGCCTCGACTGGGAGCAGGGCAAGGCGTACGTCGAAGAGGTGTCGGTGGAGCACTACACCGTCGCCAGCATGAACGTGAATGTCGCGGTGCTGGACGACTTCGAGCAGCAGGCCGACGCGCCGCTGGGGCGATCGTGGGGCGAGGTGCGCGTGACGGCGCGGCCCACGATCTTCAAGAAGCTGCGCATCAGCGACGACGACAACGTCGGCTGGGGCACCATCGACCTCCCCGAGCAGGAGATGCACACCCAGGCGTGCTGGGCCTGGATGCGGCCCGCGCTGACCGAAACGTTGTCCCGCAGCGAGGTCGAAGCCGGTCTCTGGGGCGCGCGGCATCTGCTGCCCAACGTGGCGGCGGTCCACCTGATGTGCGACCCGCACGACCTGGGCGTGGTCAGCGAGATCAAGTCGCCGTTCACCCAGGCGCCGACGCTGTATCTCTACGACAGGTATCCGGGCGGCGTGGGGCTGAGCGAGCGGTTGTATGCGACGTTCGACCAGGTGATGCAGGCGGCGGCGGAGCTGGCCGCCGGCTGCGACTGCGCCGAAGGGTGCCCGGCCTGCGTGGGTCCGCCGGTGGCATCGGGCATCGGCGCCAAGGCGGCCACATTGCGGGTGCTGCGGGCGCGCGCGGGCTCGCCTGTTGCTGCATTGGCCGTGCCGCATTCGGGTTCGCTGTCCGTGGAAGAGACCGTTGGATAA
- a CDS encoding phytanoyl-CoA dioxygenase family protein, producing MPSLNKSMLRRDGYLFVRNVIPADKLDAVRDACEGLLERQREVWRREAGPDDPPGGTWEKHMQPRVPDFHALVDEETAPAVELWLSEPVMGTSRELLSGTEAVPMHMMMMCNPRVDHGPAKWHRDIGNNGVAPLWLLQEELAETGPRYLQWNLPLYDDDVFWVVPGSHRRLNTPDEDRRLKDDPRSPLPGGMPVKLKAGDGLIYYHSMLHWGSNYSTKLRRTVHGGISVHAMPRDPGFTRHLSPSSAAAFQSWNRLAAEQRDLTAQALQGVLDGDAAVFRAALESLHPGAGPASKLTLTACVAEAARHIYLLRQPDFDELPEDLQRESKSVHPLTLGWGPDFGEWFSDTEADELWRRCDWLAQRLHAEPRQPVTVDDFVASWAV from the coding sequence ATGCCCAGCCTGAACAAGTCAATGCTCCGTCGGGACGGCTATCTCTTCGTGCGCAACGTCATCCCCGCCGACAAACTCGACGCCGTGCGCGACGCCTGCGAGGGCCTGTTGGAGCGGCAGCGCGAGGTCTGGCGTCGCGAGGCCGGGCCCGACGATCCGCCCGGCGGCACGTGGGAGAAACATATGCAGCCGCGCGTGCCCGACTTCCACGCGCTGGTGGACGAGGAAACCGCGCCGGCGGTGGAGCTATGGCTCAGCGAGCCGGTCATGGGCACCAGTCGCGAGCTGCTCAGCGGGACCGAGGCAGTGCCCATGCACATGATGATGATGTGCAACCCGCGCGTCGACCACGGCCCCGCCAAGTGGCACCGCGACATTGGCAACAACGGGGTGGCGCCGCTGTGGCTGCTGCAAGAGGAGCTGGCGGAGACCGGCCCGCGCTACTTGCAGTGGAACCTGCCGCTCTACGACGACGACGTGTTCTGGGTGGTGCCCGGCAGCCACCGCCGCCTGAACACTCCCGACGAGGACCGGCGGCTCAAGGACGATCCGCGGTCGCCGTTGCCGGGAGGCATGCCCGTGAAGCTGAAGGCCGGCGACGGCTTGATCTACTACCACAGCATGTTGCACTGGGGCAGCAACTACAGCACGAAGCTCCGGCGCACCGTGCACGGCGGCATTTCGGTGCACGCCATGCCGCGTGACCCGGGCTTTACGCGCCATCTCTCGCCGTCGTCCGCCGCCGCGTTCCAGAGCTGGAATCGCCTCGCCGCGGAGCAGCGGGACCTTACCGCGCAGGCGCTGCAAGGCGTCCTGGACGGCGACGCGGCGGTCTTTCGCGCCGCCCTCGAGAGTTTGCACCCCGGCGCCGGCCCCGCGTCCAAGCTGACCCTCACGGCCTGCGTGGCCGAAGCCGCGCGGCACATCTACCTGCTGAGGCAGCCGGACTTCGACGAGTTGCCGGAGGACTTGCAGCGCGAGTCCAAGTCCGTCCATCCGCTCACGCTGGGATGGGGACCGGACTTCGGCGAATGGTTCAGCGACACCGAGGCCGACGAGCTGTGGCGCCGCTGCGACTGGCTGGCGCAACGCCTCCACGCCGAACCGCGGCAACCGGTGACCGTGGACGATTTCGTCGCTAGCTGGGCGGTCTGA
- a CDS encoding SDR family NAD(P)-dependent oxidoreductase, translated as MGRLDGQVALVTGAGGAIGTAAALALTRAGARVALTSRTSDRLARAAEVVADTSGADVPTYVADFMDPAQVDALARWAAETLGGVDVLVNNAGANSPHRSSATADAALDALFRINVTAGAILCRGLIPGMIERGGGTIVSVSSFAVYSPGPLGGAAYAASKAALLNYMGSVNAEFRNRGIRACTVLPGEVDTPLLGQRPRPPTAEDRATMIGADDVADAIVFCAATPGRTLIEEISIRPTVLRDTSEDVRIALGQG; from the coding sequence ATGGGTCGCTTGGACGGTCAGGTTGCGCTGGTCACGGGAGCCGGAGGCGCCATCGGCACGGCCGCCGCGCTGGCGCTCACGCGCGCGGGCGCTCGGGTGGCGCTCACCAGCCGCACGTCCGACCGTCTCGCCCGAGCCGCGGAAGTCGTGGCGGACACGAGCGGTGCCGATGTCCCGACCTACGTCGCCGACTTCATGGACCCCGCCCAGGTTGACGCGCTCGCGCGCTGGGCGGCGGAGACGTTGGGCGGCGTGGACGTGCTGGTCAACAACGCCGGCGCCAACTCTCCCCACCGCAGCTCGGCGACGGCCGACGCCGCGCTCGACGCGCTCTTCCGCATCAACGTCACCGCGGGGGCGATCCTCTGCCGCGGGCTGATTCCGGGCATGATCGAGCGCGGCGGCGGCACCATCGTGAGCGTCTCGTCGTTCGCCGTCTACAGCCCCGGACCGCTGGGCGGCGCGGCCTATGCGGCGTCCAAGGCGGCGCTGTTGAACTACATGGGCAGCGTGAACGCCGAGTTCCGCAACCGGGGCATCCGCGCCTGCACCGTCCTGCCCGGCGAGGTCGACACGCCGCTGCTCGGGCAGCGCCCGCGCCCGCCGACGGCCGAGGACCGCGCCACCATGATCGGGGCCGACGACGTCGCCGACGCCATCGTGTTCTGCGCCGCCACGCCGGGCCGCACGCTCATCGAGGAAATCTCGATTCGGCCAACCGTGCTGCGCGACACGTCCGAAGACGTGCGCATCGCACTAGGTCAAGGCTGA
- a CDS encoding SDR family oxidoreductase — protein MRLEGKIAAITGGGSGIGRACALAFAREGADVAIGDLDPERAASVADEVRALGRRALDMPIDVTEQEDLDRFVDGVASDLGGLTVWVGSAGVSIGAMFLDHTREDWRRLMDLNLDAVVFSAQTAARRMVEGGAGSIINIASIYGGRAVRERVAYCTSKAAVIMATQVMAVELAEHGVRANSIGPGYTDTPLFRGAREEGNEAIAPLLLRVPAGRLGTPEEIAAAAVFLASDESSFVTGHCLFADGGWVVNGNW, from the coding sequence ATGCGGCTGGAGGGCAAGATCGCCGCCATCACCGGTGGCGGCTCGGGCATTGGCCGCGCCTGCGCGCTGGCCTTTGCGCGCGAGGGAGCCGACGTCGCGATCGGCGATCTCGATCCGGAACGCGCCGCAAGCGTGGCCGACGAGGTGCGCGCGCTGGGCCGACGCGCCCTGGACATGCCGATCGACGTGACCGAGCAAGAGGACCTCGATCGGTTCGTCGACGGCGTTGCGAGCGACCTCGGCGGCCTTACCGTCTGGGTGGGCAGCGCGGGCGTTTCCATCGGGGCCATGTTTCTCGACCACACGCGCGAGGACTGGCGTCGCCTGATGGACCTCAATCTCGATGCCGTCGTCTTCAGCGCCCAGACGGCCGCCCGCCGCATGGTGGAAGGCGGCGCCGGCTCCATCATCAACATCGCCTCGATCTATGGCGGACGCGCCGTGCGCGAGCGCGTCGCCTACTGCACCTCCAAGGCGGCGGTCATCATGGCCACGCAGGTCATGGCGGTGGAGCTGGCGGAGCACGGCGTGCGGGCCAACTCCATCGGCCCCGGCTATACCGACACCCCACTGTTCCGCGGCGCCCGCGAGGAAGGCAACGAGGCCATCGCGCCGCTGCTGTTGCGCGTCCCGGCGGGACGCCTGGGCACGCCGGAGGAGATCGCCGCGGCGGCCGTCTTCCTGGCCTCGGACGAGTCGAGCTTTGTCACCGGCCACTGTCTCTTCGCCGATGGCGGCTGGGTGGTCAACGGCAACTGGTAG
- a CDS encoding ribonuclease H-like domain-containing protein: MTSGRAMAWNRPWEPVEPAPAVATRSAAPTVPVEEVIGGALESNDAGSFVVVSETQPLPRGLSTGWPGDSDRRALTTLSGDPELADFELERALFVDTETTGLAGGTGTYAFLVGCGWVEDGALRVEQYFMRDHADEPALMAHLTRLISRFDWTVSFNGKSFDLPLLRTRFIMNRRRTSLDALGALDLLHVARRLWRYQLPRRDLGTLEREILGVERELDVPSHEIPDIYFRYLRTGDARELVPVVAHNRVDMVSMAALLARACDAFSDWRSPAAHPAQVLGAARSFALAGDFDAALAAYARALELGLDEALQPLAQAPLSLAHKRRGAWPRALHVWEVMRRRQGRGAVWALVELAKYHEHRAGAFDTARECTVEALAHADRLLDALPQPLARPALEHRLARLERRLGALMERRPSG; encoded by the coding sequence ATGACCAGCGGCCGGGCGATGGCGTGGAACCGGCCGTGGGAGCCGGTCGAGCCGGCCCCTGCGGTCGCGACTCGGAGCGCGGCGCCCACCGTGCCGGTCGAGGAGGTGATCGGCGGCGCGCTCGAATCCAACGACGCCGGGTCGTTCGTCGTCGTCAGTGAGACCCAGCCGTTGCCGCGCGGGCTGTCGACGGGCTGGCCGGGTGACTCCGATCGGCGCGCGTTGACCACGCTCAGCGGCGATCCGGAGCTCGCAGACTTCGAGCTGGAACGGGCGCTGTTCGTCGACACGGAGACCACCGGGCTGGCCGGCGGGACGGGCACCTACGCCTTCCTGGTGGGGTGCGGGTGGGTGGAGGACGGCGCGCTGCGGGTCGAGCAGTACTTCATGCGCGATCACGCCGACGAGCCGGCCCTGATGGCGCACCTGACGCGCCTGATCTCGCGATTCGACTGGACGGTGAGCTTCAACGGCAAGAGTTTCGACCTGCCGCTGCTGCGGACGCGCTTCATCATGAACCGCCGACGCACGTCCCTCGACGCGCTGGGCGCGTTGGATCTGCTGCACGTGGCGCGCCGGTTGTGGCGCTATCAGCTCCCGCGCCGCGACTTGGGAACGCTGGAGCGGGAAATCCTGGGCGTCGAACGGGAGCTCGACGTGCCGAGCCACGAGATCCCCGACATCTACTTTCGCTATCTGCGGACCGGCGACGCCCGCGAGTTGGTGCCGGTGGTGGCCCACAACCGGGTGGACATGGTGTCCATGGCGGCGTTGCTGGCGCGCGCCTGCGACGCCTTCAGTGACTGGCGCAGTCCCGCCGCCCATCCCGCCCAGGTGCTGGGCGCGGCGCGGTCCTTTGCGCTTGCCGGTGACTTCGACGCGGCGCTCGCGGCCTACGCGCGGGCGCTGGAGCTTGGCCTGGACGAAGCCTTGCAGCCGCTGGCGCAGGCGCCGCTGAGCCTGGCCCACAAGCGTCGCGGCGCCTGGCCGCGGGCGCTGCACGTGTGGGAGGTCATGCGGCGACGCCAGGGACGTGGCGCGGTCTGGGCGCTGGTCGAGCTGGCCAAGTACCACGAGCATCGGGCCGGCGCGTTCGACACCGCGCGCGAGTGCACGGTGGAGGCCCTGGCGCACGCCGATCGTCTCCTGGACGCCCTGCCCCAACCGCTCGCGCGTCCCGCGCTGGAGCATCGGCTCGCGCGGCTCGAACGCCGATTGGGGGCGTTGATGGAGCGCCGTCCCTCGGGCTGA
- a CDS encoding alanine racemase, translated as MTSEAVLSSREPSAAVGRAVADLETPALVIDLAVLDANIARMVATARQAGGRLRPHVKTHRMAAVASRLQRAGAEGICCAKVGEAEAFADAGFDDIFIANQVVGASRLIRLVELAERTRLAVGVDHAEHVRALGTAFAAADATIDVSIEIDTGQGRTGVADSESAVALAKQTLGADGLNLRGIYTHEGHDYQAAEPAGVHVAAEESQHLMTTVAQAIQDATGAPCEVSMGSSPSFLLESFHAPIDELRPGTAVFNDASHAHLLGHADWCAATVLATVVNLPAPDRVVIDAGAKALTSDRRGPGVLENTGHGMVVGHPEAVITSVSDEHGVIAAPDAGAFAIGQTLRVIPNHICPCVNLYDHAFAARDGIVEAVWHVTARGRSQ; from the coding sequence ATGACGTCCGAAGCCGTGCTCTCCAGCCGGGAGCCCTCCGCCGCCGTCGGGCGTGCCGTGGCGGACCTCGAGACCCCGGCGCTCGTGATCGACCTCGCCGTGCTCGACGCCAATATTGCGCGCATGGTCGCCACCGCGCGCCAGGCGGGTGGGCGGCTGCGTCCGCACGTCAAGACTCACCGCATGGCGGCGGTCGCGTCGCGTCTGCAGCGAGCTGGCGCCGAGGGCATCTGCTGCGCCAAGGTCGGCGAGGCCGAGGCCTTTGCCGACGCCGGTTTCGACGACATCTTCATCGCCAACCAGGTCGTGGGCGCGTCGCGCCTCATTCGCCTCGTGGAGCTTGCCGAGCGCACCCGCCTCGCAGTCGGCGTCGATCACGCCGAGCACGTGCGGGCGCTTGGCACGGCGTTCGCGGCGGCCGACGCGACGATCGACGTTTCCATCGAGATCGACACCGGCCAAGGTCGCACGGGTGTGGCGGATTCCGAATCCGCCGTTGCCCTCGCCAAGCAGACGCTCGGCGCCGACGGCCTGAACCTGCGCGGCATCTACACCCATGAAGGGCATGACTACCAGGCCGCCGAACCGGCCGGCGTCCACGTTGCCGCGGAGGAATCGCAGCACCTGATGACGACTGTCGCCCAGGCGATCCAGGACGCAACCGGCGCACCGTGCGAGGTGAGCATGGGCTCCTCGCCGTCGTTCCTGCTCGAGTCGTTCCACGCGCCCATTGACGAGCTGCGCCCGGGCACGGCCGTCTTCAACGACGCCTCGCACGCGCATCTGCTGGGACACGCCGATTGGTGCGCGGCAACGGTGCTGGCGACGGTGGTGAACCTGCCGGCGCCGGATCGCGTCGTGATTGACGCGGGCGCCAAGGCGCTCACCTCCGACCGGCGCGGACCCGGCGTGCTGGAAAACACCGGCCACGGCATGGTGGTCGGCCATCCCGAAGCCGTGATCACCAGCGTGTCCGACGAGCACGGCGTGATCGCCGCGCCGGACGCGGGCGCGTTCGCCATCGGACAAACGCTGCGCGTCATCCCCAACCACATCTGCCCCTGCGTGAACCTCTACGACCATGCCTTCGCCGCTCGGGACGGTATCGTTGAGGCCGTTTGGCACGTCACCGCGCGCGGCCGCAGCCAGTAG
- a CDS encoding phytanoyl-CoA dioxygenase family protein: MIDVKTLTRLTPEQREHWDSQGYLVLPGVLSPDEIARLSEAVDRVDEASQRAGRSPDEWLSTLNVIEEDDAFLDLIDHPNHLGIVLDLMGATIQLLASQVMVRPPTPHPGSRWHYDGPKPYPFPSAGGLTPLLHLKIGWFLTDVDAPDMGNFLLIPGSHRGNFPREDANAEVLASPERFKEVDEIDAGVPGAKQLLLRAGDAMLFHNALWHSVSRNTSTVRRKNLFYVYSPIWMRLGDRVASSPELIARADPVRRQLLGVLDHDPAGVHPTDADAPLIRLWEGKGYDDVWVDEVMKYIGVDGT, translated from the coding sequence GTGATCGACGTCAAGACCCTCACGCGCCTGACGCCCGAGCAGCGTGAGCACTGGGACTCGCAGGGCTATCTGGTGCTGCCCGGCGTGCTGTCGCCCGATGAAATCGCGCGCCTCAGCGAGGCCGTGGATCGCGTCGACGAGGCCTCGCAGCGCGCCGGCCGTTCGCCCGACGAGTGGCTGAGCACCCTCAACGTGATCGAGGAGGACGACGCCTTCCTCGACCTCATCGACCATCCCAATCACCTGGGCATCGTGCTGGACCTGATGGGCGCCACGATCCAGTTGCTCGCGTCGCAGGTGATGGTGCGACCGCCAACGCCGCATCCGGGCAGCCGCTGGCACTACGACGGCCCCAAGCCCTATCCGTTTCCCAGCGCCGGCGGGCTCACGCCGCTGCTGCACCTCAAGATCGGCTGGTTTCTCACCGACGTGGACGCGCCCGACATGGGCAACTTCCTGCTCATTCCCGGCAGCCACCGCGGCAACTTTCCGCGAGAGGACGCCAACGCGGAAGTCCTCGCCTCGCCGGAGCGATTCAAGGAGGTCGACGAGATCGACGCGGGCGTGCCGGGCGCCAAGCAGCTGCTGCTGCGCGCGGGCGATGCGATGCTGTTTCACAACGCGCTCTGGCACTCCGTCTCGCGCAACACCTCGACCGTGCGGCGCAAGAACCTCTTCTACGTCTACTCCCCGATCTGGATGCGGCTGGGCGATCGCGTGGCCAGCTCGCCGGAGCTGATCGCGCGTGCCGACCCCGTGCGGCGGCAGCTCCTCGGCGTGCTGGATCACGATCCCGCGGGCGTGCATCCCACCGATGCCGACGCGCCGCTGATCCGCCTCTGGGAAGGCAAAGGCTACGACGACGTGTGGGTGGACGAGGTGATGAAATACATCGGCGTGGATGGGACATAG
- a CDS encoding dihydrodipicolinate synthase family protein has protein sequence MPPSSERAIQELRGPAALVMAPFDDDLRLDLDALTSNIQFLLDGGLETGKGFIISPCGSGEYLSLSPSEHRDMVAVSVEAAAGRIPVVAGAASLNLDEVIALSRGAVDAGAEYVMISPPCYYPISQEGMYEWYRILTESIDAGIMIYDQSWRQEIGTSLGVELIGRLAEFPGIVSLKYGAPNIIEPMVEALDRYADRYAFIDNSLGYTSTLAYMHGATGYISGPATWWPEFELEFFRLLEAGDFAGADRWHGKIGPYMWLHQSEGGPGWRELQDSAIIKAALDFVGLHGGPTRPPFRGVNDEERLVINAVLDDLGVRQAVPA, from the coding sequence ATGCCCCCTAGCAGCGAACGCGCCATACAGGAGTTGCGCGGCCCCGCCGCCCTGGTGATGGCGCCGTTCGACGACGACTTGAGGCTGGACCTTGACGCCCTCACCTCGAACATCCAGTTCCTGCTGGACGGGGGACTCGAAACCGGCAAGGGATTCATCATCTCGCCCTGCGGCAGCGGCGAATACCTGAGCCTCTCGCCGTCGGAGCACCGCGACATGGTGGCCGTGTCGGTCGAGGCCGCCGCGGGCCGGATCCCCGTGGTGGCGGGCGCGGCGAGCCTGAACCTGGACGAGGTGATCGCCCTCTCGCGGGGCGCGGTGGACGCCGGCGCGGAGTACGTAATGATCTCCCCGCCCTGCTACTACCCGATCAGCCAAGAGGGCATGTACGAGTGGTACCGGATCCTCACCGAGTCCATCGACGCCGGGATCATGATTTACGACCAGTCCTGGCGGCAGGAAATCGGTACGTCCCTGGGCGTGGAGCTCATCGGGCGGCTGGCCGAGTTTCCGGGCATCGTGTCGCTCAAGTACGGGGCGCCGAACATCATCGAGCCGATGGTCGAAGCGCTGGATCGCTACGCCGACCGCTACGCCTTCATCGACAACTCGCTGGGATACACCTCCACGCTGGCCTACATGCACGGCGCCACCGGCTACATCTCCGGACCGGCGACCTGGTGGCCCGAGTTCGAGCTGGAGTTCTTCCGCCTGCTCGAGGCCGGAGACTTCGCCGGGGCGGACCGCTGGCACGGCAAGATTGGGCCCTACATGTGGCTGCACCAGAGCGAGGGCGGTCCCGGATGGCGGGAACTGCAGGACTCGGCCATCATCAAGGCCGCCTTGGACTTCGTTGGGCTGCACGGCGGACCGACCCGGCCACCGTTTCGCGGCGTCAACGACGAGGAACGGCTCGTGATCAATGCGGTTCTTGACGATCTGGGCGTTCGGCAGGCGGTGCCCGCCTAG
- a CDS encoding phytanoyl-CoA dioxygenase family protein, with the protein MPSHNQSLLRRDGYVIVRNVIPADRLDEVREACEGVLDRQREIWRQEAGPDDLPGGVWDMRPQPRVPEFHALVDAETALAVELWLSEPVMSISRELLSGNEAVPMHMMMMCNPRTDHGPAKWHRDIGPLEVAPLWLLQEELAETGPRYLQWNLPLYDDDVLWVVPGSHRRLNTPEEDRQLADDPRSPLPGGMPVKLEAGDGLIYLHSMLHWGSNYSPKLRRTVHGGMAVHAMPRDTGFTRHLSPSAAAAFQTWNRRAAEQRDLTAQALQGVLAGDAPGFETALERLHPGAGPASKLTLTACLAEAARHIHWLKQPGFDDLPEAMQRQATHLHPLTLGWGPAFAERFSDAEADELWRRFDWLAQRLHADSRQPVTLGQFVASWTN; encoded by the coding sequence ATGCCCAGCCACAACCAATCCCTCCTCCGTCGCGACGGCTACGTCATCGTGCGCAACGTCATCCCGGCCGACCGGCTCGACGAGGTGCGCGAAGCCTGCGAGGGCGTGCTGGATCGGCAGCGCGAGATTTGGCGCCAGGAGGCTGGTCCCGACGATCTCCCGGGCGGCGTGTGGGACATGCGCCCTCAGCCGCGCGTGCCCGAGTTCCATGCGCTGGTGGACGCGGAAACAGCGCTCGCGGTCGAGCTATGGCTCAGTGAGCCGGTCATGAGCATCAGCCGCGAGCTGCTCAGCGGAAATGAGGCGGTGCCCATGCACATGATGATGATGTGCAACCCGCGCACCGACCACGGCCCGGCCAAGTGGCACCGTGACATTGGGCCGCTCGAGGTGGCCCCGCTGTGGCTGCTGCAAGAGGAGCTGGCGGAAACCGGTCCGCGTTACTTGCAGTGGAACCTGCCGCTCTACGACGACGACGTGCTCTGGGTGGTGCCGGGAAGCCACCGCCGCTTGAATACCCCGGAGGAGGACCGGCAGCTGGCGGACGATCCGCGGTCGCCGCTGCCGGGTGGCATGCCGGTGAAGCTCGAGGCCGGCGACGGCTTGATCTATCTCCACAGCATGTTGCACTGGGGCAGCAACTACAGCCCGAAGCTGCGGCGCACCGTGCACGGCGGCATGGCGGTGCACGCCATGCCGCGGGACACCGGCTTCACACGCCATCTGTCGCCGTCGGCCGCCGCCGCGTTCCAGACCTGGAACCGCCGCGCGGCGGAGCAGCGGGACCTCACGGCGCAGGCGCTGCAGGGCGTCTTGGCCGGCGACGCGCCAGGATTTGAAACGGCGCTCGAGCGCTTGCACCCTGGCGCCGGTCCGGCTTCCAAGCTGACCCTCACGGCCTGCCTGGCCGAGGCCGCGCGGCACATCCACTGGCTCAAGCAGCCGGGCTTCGACGACCTGCCGGAGGCGATGCAGCGACAGGCCACGCACCTCCACCCGCTGACGTTGGGCTGGGGACCGGCCTTCGCCGAGCGATTCAGCGACGCCGAGGCCGACGAGCTGTGGCGCCGCTTCGACTGGCTGGCGCAGCGCCTCCACGCCGACTCTCGACAGCCCGTGACGCTGGGCCAGTTCGTCGCGAGCTGGACGAACTGA